One Cohnella candidum genomic region harbors:
- a CDS encoding LysR family transcriptional regulator, with protein MTLFQLEVFLAVVQTGSFTKAGELLHASQSGVSHSMGDLEKELGMVLFTRNRNGVKLTVAGERILAHVREIVHHSEQIYQAAAASKGVRGGTVRIGSFPSFSAHVIPGIFQAFRSHYPGVELLLFEGNYAEVEGWIGEGVVDVGFLADPGDSAGLDVVPLHKDPYVAVLPAQHPLRDFDTLSIEQLADEPFLSLKSGCERLVMSAFQEKGLHLNKQLEAAENATILSMVEAGIGVSIIPSMILPDAPVHIVVKPLNPPIFRHIVLGVLSRHPISPVVAAFIQEAQKRLK; from the coding sequence ATGACGCTGTTTCAATTGGAAGTATTTCTTGCGGTCGTGCAGACGGGCAGTTTCACCAAGGCGGGAGAGCTTTTGCACGCCAGCCAGTCGGGCGTCAGCCACAGCATGGGAGATTTGGAAAAAGAACTCGGCATGGTTCTTTTTACGCGCAATCGCAATGGCGTCAAGCTGACCGTTGCGGGGGAACGAATTTTAGCGCATGTTCGCGAGATCGTTCACCATTCGGAACAGATCTATCAGGCGGCCGCAGCGTCCAAAGGCGTGAGGGGCGGGACCGTGCGGATCGGCTCGTTTCCCAGCTTTTCGGCCCATGTCATTCCGGGGATTTTTCAAGCGTTTCGCAGCCATTATCCGGGTGTGGAGCTGCTTCTCTTTGAAGGAAATTACGCGGAGGTCGAAGGATGGATCGGGGAAGGCGTCGTAGACGTCGGGTTTCTGGCCGATCCCGGAGACAGTGCCGGATTGGACGTCGTGCCATTGCATAAAGATCCTTACGTTGCCGTCCTCCCCGCTCAACATCCTTTGAGGGATTTTGATACGCTCTCTATCGAGCAGCTTGCCGATGAACCGTTTCTTTCGCTGAAGTCCGGATGCGAACGCCTCGTGATGAGCGCGTTTCAAGAGAAAGGCCTTCACCTCAATAAACAGCTCGAGGCCGCGGAGAATGCCACCATTCTTTCCATGGTCGAAGCAGGCATCGGAGTGTCCATCATCCCTTCCATGATCCTGCCTGACGCACCGGTCCATATCGTGGTGAAACCATTGAATCCTCCTATTTTTCGTCATATCGTTTTGGGCGTTCTCTCACGGCATCCGATCTCCCCGGTCGTCGCCGCTTTTATCCAAGAAGCGCAAAAGCGGTTGAAGTAA
- a CDS encoding PQQ-dependent sugar dehydrogenase, with the protein MAVVKVRLRPIVSKINLPTVMKTTILPGDSMESLFITTQVGEIFYIRNGVVRTFLDIRSQVIKLGAASGGYDERGLLGLAFHPGFHRNGLFYLHYSQAGTQGPGALTSRFKPDACDPSTLNLKWTNRESQYDHIDTVEEWIVQSNGQPQQRRTLLNIRRPFLNHNGVNSLNFSPETGNLILTTGDGGSGYDPFNLSQDDMEIAGKIMDIDVTRIPTIQNLPAVTRFHELPAPIQDSLTVVAKGVRNIPGISYQRVSNQYIKYAGNVGQDLVESIFSFVYYRPVPVRQLVQAYMANETSDQNGRINFGWRGWEGHFPTSTIRDCATNPALDEKSVAYYNESVRTSAIRLQPLTCYYHQDQRPDKFAGTALTGVQAYMGHGIPGLTGSVVFTDIARKEEARPPVRGVLAYTRVRTDGQPNDFHVIEPDYDFGAQSAYFVSLGTNRDQTRLFLGAYGSMKVADPNQGTVFEIIP; encoded by the coding sequence ATCGCGGTGGTTAAAGTTCGATTACGACCCATCGTCAGCAAGATCAACTTGCCCACGGTCATGAAAACGACGATCCTGCCGGGAGACTCCATGGAAAGCTTATTTATCACAACCCAGGTAGGAGAGATTTTTTACATAAGAAATGGAGTGGTAAGGACATTTTTAGATATTCGCTCACAGGTCATCAAACTGGGTGCGGCCAGTGGGGGATATGATGAGCGGGGTTTGCTCGGATTGGCGTTTCATCCGGGATTCCATCGTAACGGTTTGTTTTATCTGCATTATTCGCAGGCGGGAACGCAAGGCCCGGGTGCGCTGACGTCACGTTTTAAGCCGGACGCTTGCGACCCGAGCACCTTAAACCTCAAGTGGACGAACCGGGAATCGCAATATGATCATATCGACACGGTTGAGGAATGGATCGTGCAGTCAAACGGCCAACCGCAGCAACGACGTACATTACTGAACATAAGAAGACCCTTTTTAAATCATAATGGGGTGAATAGCCTAAACTTTTCACCGGAAACGGGAAATCTCATTTTAACGACCGGTGACGGCGGTTCGGGCTATGATCCCTTTAATTTGAGCCAGGACGATATGGAAATCGCCGGCAAGATCATGGATATCGATGTAACGAGAATCCCAACTATCCAAAATCTGCCTGCGGTCACCCGTTTCCATGAACTCCCCGCACCGATTCAGGATTCGCTGACGGTAGTGGCCAAAGGAGTTCGCAACATACCGGGAATTTCCTATCAACGGGTTTCCAATCAGTATATCAAGTATGCGGGGAATGTCGGGCAGGACTTGGTAGAGTCGATATTTTCATTCGTATATTATAGACCGGTTCCGGTACGGCAGCTCGTTCAAGCTTACATGGCTAACGAAACATCGGATCAAAATGGAAGGATCAACTTCGGCTGGAGAGGATGGGAAGGCCATTTTCCTACTTCGACGATCCGAGACTGCGCGACAAATCCTGCTTTGGATGAGAAATCCGTTGCCTACTACAATGAAAGCGTCAGGACATCGGCGATCCGTCTGCAGCCTTTAACTTGTTATTACCACCAAGATCAAAGACCCGACAAATTTGCAGGAACGGCGCTTACAGGGGTTCAAGCCTATATGGGCCATGGAATCCCCGGATTAACGGGAAGCGTCGTATTTACGGATATTGCCCGGAAAGAAGAAGCACGGCCTCCCGTGAGAGGGGTATTAGCTTACACCAGAGTCAGAACGGATGGCCAACCGAATGACTTCCATGTGATTGAACCCGACTATGATTTCGGAGCCCAATCCGCGTATTTCGTCAGTCTGGGCACGAATCGGGACCAAACCCGGTTGTTCTTAGGAGCTTATGGCTCCATGAAAGTGGCCGATCCGAACCAAGGTACGGTTTTTGAAATTATACCGTAA
- a CDS encoding DUF1572 family protein, translating to MIDLVRDVLEDMNKQLARIERSLDLLNDDGIWTRLKASMNSIGNLCLHLAGNEYQNISCAIGNKPFSRERSREFTTDGRISKEELIVLLRKTRSESELALSALSEEDLSRVVTIRYDREDWMRMHRLDSLVEEPCDTRAVGRLLVQVCAHYGYHAGQIVVLAKSLTETTEHLTGQYH from the coding sequence ATGATCGATCTGGTACGGGACGTACTGGAGGACATGAACAAGCAGCTTGCCCGAATCGAACGAAGCCTCGATCTGCTTAACGATGATGGTATTTGGACGCGGTTGAAAGCTTCCATGAACAGCATCGGCAATCTCTGTCTGCATCTGGCGGGTAACGAATATCAAAATATCTCGTGCGCGATCGGAAACAAACCGTTCTCCCGGGAACGTTCCCGCGAATTCACGACGGATGGGAGAATTTCCAAGGAAGAGCTGATCGTCCTTCTGCGCAAAACACGGTCCGAGTCAGAGCTGGCCTTATCGGCCTTGTCTGAGGAAGATCTCTCGCGGGTCGTCACGATCCGCTATGATCGGGAGGACTGGATGCGCATGCACCGATTGGACTCCCTTGTCGAGGAACCCTGTGATACAAGAGCGGTCGGCCGGCTTCTGGTTCAGGTTTGCGCGCACTACGGGTACCATGCGGGGCAGATCGTCGTGCTTGCCAAATCATTAACGGAAACGACCGAGCATCTCACGGGTCAATATCATTGA
- a CDS encoding FAD binding domain-containing protein yields MIPYDFDYYKPASIQEAVDLFQRLGAQGKRPMYLSGGTEIITLGRRNFVYTEAVIDLKQIPQCRSMAVKEQRLVLGSALTLSELHDAKVFPLLGETGAGVADRTSRNLITLGGNLCSRFIYREAVLPLLLTDSELMIAGPAGIRQLPIGQIFKGTLQLGRGEFLVQSMTNTPYLKMPYLTLKKRKAAAIDYPVVTLAALKTNSGNRFAFSGLCEFPFRSVAIEGVLNDGNLPVEERIRLAAAQLPAPILSDIKASAPYREFVWKTALTDMISILGS; encoded by the coding sequence ATGATTCCGTATGATTTCGATTATTACAAGCCAGCTTCCATTCAAGAAGCGGTCGACCTTTTTCAAAGATTGGGTGCGCAAGGAAAGCGGCCTATGTATTTATCGGGAGGAACGGAGATCATTACGCTTGGAAGAAGGAATTTCGTATACACGGAAGCCGTAATCGATCTGAAACAAATCCCGCAATGCCGAAGCATGGCCGTGAAGGAGCAGAGACTCGTTCTCGGTTCCGCTCTCACTCTCTCCGAGCTTCATGATGCCAAAGTGTTTCCGTTGCTGGGAGAAACGGGGGCCGGCGTTGCCGATCGAACATCCCGAAACTTGATCACGCTCGGGGGAAATCTATGCAGCCGGTTCATCTACAGGGAGGCGGTTCTTCCTCTGCTGCTTACGGACAGTGAACTGATGATCGCCGGACCGGCAGGCATTCGCCAGCTCCCGATCGGTCAAATTTTCAAAGGAACGCTTCAATTGGGCAGAGGAGAGTTTCTTGTACAATCCATGACAAATACGCCATATTTGAAGATGCCCTATTTGACCCTTAAGAAAAGAAAGGCAGCGGCCATCGATTATCCGGTTGTGACTCTTGCAGCTCTGAAAACAAACTCGGGAAACCGGTTTGCTTTTAGCGGCCTATGTGAATTTCCTTTCCGCTCGGTTGCGATTGAAGGCGTTCTGAACGATGGCAATTTACCGGTGGAGGAAAGGATCCGGCTGGCGGCAGCTCAGCTGCCCGCTCCCATTCTCAGCGATATCAAAGCATCGGCGCCATACCGCGAATTCGTTTGGAAAACGGCGTTGACCGATATGATATCGATCCTCGGCAGTTAG
- a CDS encoding thiamine pyrophosphate-binding protein — translation MTTMTVSEAILEQLRFSGVERIYGVVGDAIFGLLDAIAKQSSIRWISVKHESVAAFMASADAKCTGKLAVCAAQMGPGLTNLLNGLGDAYMDGYPVLAITGQAPVRKIGTDYKQLINQQELAQALTGFSQLAVHPDAVIPALSAAITTSLTAGTVSHLSIPADLFTLQTLSKPCAPIQVSMGQPDPAMLSQTLQTMRSAKRPMILAGQKAKPASEEIKQLAMAWGSGVVSAYAATGVIPDDFPLALGGLGEGGNPYVTGRFKEADVVLAIGTTWWPEGQTPTNARVIRIAGHETELRIGPPAETGMVGDVAAVVSQLAEALKSHPGDAEWRDQIQRCKQIWANQNETEGRDTEVPLHPSNIVRMIEKHVSPDAIIALDEGDSTLWFMRNFRAQHQRTLFSERWRTMGFGLPAAMAAKLVDPQRQVVCLTGDGGLGMVLADLLTAARYELPITMIVCNNGTLQMERNKMAKKGLIREGTEVANPDYVKLADACGWKGYRIQSAAELENLLHASKVSTHPTLIDVPTSLAVYPDYPTT, via the coding sequence ATGACGACGATGACCGTTTCCGAAGCCATTCTCGAGCAGCTTCGTTTTTCGGGTGTCGAGCGAATCTATGGAGTCGTGGGCGATGCCATTTTCGGATTGCTGGACGCGATCGCCAAGCAAAGCTCGATCCGATGGATTTCGGTGAAACACGAGTCGGTTGCCGCGTTCATGGCTTCGGCAGATGCCAAATGCACGGGGAAACTGGCCGTATGCGCGGCGCAAATGGGACCCGGACTGACCAATCTGCTGAACGGATTGGGCGACGCCTATATGGACGGTTATCCGGTTCTCGCCATTACCGGACAAGCCCCGGTAAGAAAGATCGGCACGGATTACAAGCAGTTGATCAACCAGCAGGAGCTCGCACAGGCTCTGACGGGATTCTCGCAGCTTGCCGTACATCCCGATGCGGTCATACCGGCCTTATCGGCGGCCATTACCACCTCGCTTACAGCAGGTACCGTATCGCACCTGTCCATACCGGCGGATCTTTTCACGTTGCAGACCCTAAGTAAACCCTGTGCCCCGATCCAAGTCTCAATGGGACAACCGGATCCGGCCATGCTCTCGCAAACGCTGCAGACGATGCGTTCAGCGAAACGTCCGATGATTTTGGCGGGCCAGAAGGCGAAGCCGGCATCCGAAGAAATTAAACAATTAGCGATGGCATGGGGAAGCGGTGTCGTAAGCGCCTACGCCGCGACCGGAGTCATACCCGACGATTTCCCCTTGGCTCTGGGCGGACTTGGGGAAGGCGGGAATCCCTATGTCACCGGCCGGTTCAAAGAAGCGGATGTCGTACTTGCCATCGGCACCACATGGTGGCCGGAAGGTCAAACTCCGACGAATGCGCGCGTCATTCGGATTGCCGGCCATGAGACGGAGCTGCGTATAGGGCCGCCGGCAGAAACCGGCATGGTCGGCGACGTCGCCGCGGTCGTTTCCCAGCTCGCCGAAGCGTTAAAGTCACATCCTGGCGATGCGGAATGGCGGGATCAAATTCAGCGGTGCAAACAGATTTGGGCGAATCAGAACGAAACGGAAGGGAGGGACACGGAGGTTCCGCTTCATCCTTCCAACATCGTCAGAATGATCGAGAAGCACGTGTCTCCGGACGCGATCATTGCTTTGGATGAGGGCGATTCAACCTTATGGTTCATGCGCAACTTCCGAGCCCAACATCAGCGGACTCTGTTCTCGGAACGGTGGAGGACGATGGGATTCGGTTTGCCTGCAGCCATGGCGGCGAAGTTGGTTGATCCGCAGCGGCAAGTCGTTTGTTTAACCGGGGACGGAGGACTGGGCATGGTGTTAGCCGATTTGCTGACCGCCGCCAGGTACGAGCTGCCCATCACCATGATCGTTTGCAACAACGGCACCTTGCAAATGGAGCGAAACAAGATGGCGAAGAAGGGGCTCATTCGCGAAGGTACGGAAGTCGCTAACCCCGACTATGTAAAGCTCGCCGATGCATGCGGTTGGAAGGGGTATCGCATCCAATCCGCGGCTGAGTTGGAAAATCTGCTGCATGCGTCCAAGGTGAGTACCCACCCCACTTTGATTGACGTTCCTACGTCTTTAGCGGTTTATCCGGACTATCCGACGACATAG
- a CDS encoding GNAT family N-acetyltransferase, whose amino-acid sequence MIRLEPFERSDFAQLMAWIDSPTFMFQWGGQTFRYPLDERQLDHYLSDANTDEAQAFIYRVVLEESDEVIGHIHLQLDRLNQSARIGKVLVGKKSLRGQGIGQRMIQQVLTIAFDQLKLHKVSLGVIDFNQSAIACYEKAGFVKEGLIRDKRKMDGRYWNVWEMGLLEQEWFERMK is encoded by the coding sequence ATGATCAGACTTGAACCTTTCGAGCGATCCGACTTTGCGCAGCTGATGGCATGGATAGATTCACCGACATTCATGTTTCAATGGGGAGGTCAAACCTTCCGTTATCCATTAGATGAGCGGCAATTGGATCATTATCTCTCAGACGCAAATACCGACGAGGCTCAAGCTTTCATCTATCGGGTGGTCCTTGAAGAAAGCGATGAGGTCATCGGGCATATTCATTTACAGTTGGATCGGCTCAATCAATCCGCCAGGATAGGCAAGGTTTTGGTTGGGAAAAAAAGCTTGAGGGGACAAGGCATCGGGCAAAGGATGATCCAACAGGTATTAACCATCGCTTTCGATCAATTGAAATTGCACAAAGTGAGTCTGGGCGTGATCGATTTCAATCAGTCCGCGATTGCTTGTTACGAGAAGGCAGGGTTCGTCAAAGAAGGGCTTATTCGGGATAAACGAAAAATGGACGGCCGTTACTGGAATGTGTGGGAAATGGGGCTGTTGGAACAAGAATGGTTTGAACGGATGAAGTAG
- a CDS encoding PhzF family phenazine biosynthesis protein: protein MKPISVYHVDAFTQKPFEGNPAGVVPDAGSLTVTQMQKIANQLRLPETAFLMPPTDPKADFRIRYFTPQEEIPFCGHATVGSVWLLAHEYGWANRADHVTLETNVGLIPVHWELSESNAGKVTMTQISPQVKEAPFVDPSELADLIGLDADQLDDRYPIKLAFTGNWTLIVPVKTHQAVDASKPNMDAMALYNRKFSISNTHLFTFDAKPGFDLYTRDFAPSIGIPEDPVTGAANGALAGYLALEKIIGPETTRLKIGQGDALGRPGMLYVTAQSSDGDVVIQVGGYAHVTIEGTLRMEGLS, encoded by the coding sequence ATGAAACCGATAAGCGTGTATCACGTGGATGCTTTTACGCAAAAACCGTTCGAAGGAAACCCCGCAGGCGTCGTTCCCGACGCAGGCTCTTTAACTGTAACGCAGATGCAAAAGATTGCCAACCAGCTTCGCTTGCCGGAGACGGCCTTTCTCATGCCGCCAACGGATCCGAAGGCCGATTTTCGGATTCGTTACTTCACGCCGCAGGAAGAAATCCCTTTCTGCGGGCATGCGACGGTCGGTTCCGTCTGGCTGCTTGCCCATGAGTACGGGTGGGCAAACAGAGCGGATCACGTCACCTTAGAGACGAACGTTGGCCTGATCCCCGTACATTGGGAATTGAGCGAAAGCAACGCCGGCAAGGTGACGATGACGCAGATTTCCCCGCAGGTGAAAGAGGCTCCATTCGTCGATCCGTCGGAATTGGCCGACTTGATCGGTCTGGATGCGGATCAATTGGATGATCGATATCCGATCAAACTTGCCTTTACGGGAAACTGGACGCTGATCGTTCCCGTTAAAACCCACCAAGCGGTCGATGCCTCCAAGCCGAATATGGATGCAATGGCTTTGTATAATCGAAAATTTTCCATCAGCAATACCCATCTGTTTACGTTCGACGCCAAGCCGGGGTTTGACCTGTACACCCGGGATTTTGCACCGTCGATCGGCATTCCGGAAGACCCCGTGACGGGGGCGGCGAACGGCGCTTTGGCCGGCTATCTAGCTTTGGAAAAGATCATCGGTCCTGAAACGACACGCCTCAAGATCGGCCAAGGCGATGCTCTCGGACGTCCCGGCATGCTCTATGTAACCGCACAATCGTCGGATGGGGATGTCGTGATCCAAGTCGGGGGATACGCGCACGTGACGATTGAAGGCACGCTCCGAATGGAGGGGCTGTCATGA
- a CDS encoding sporulation protein YjcZ, whose protein sequence is MSVGVGGGFSCAGFGRAAAFVLVLFILLVIILSAGFFI, encoded by the coding sequence ATGAGCGTCGGTGTAGGCGGCGGGTTTTCCTGCGCAGGTTTCGGCCGCGCAGCAGCATTCGTGCTGGTTCTGTTCATCCTGCTGGTGATTATCCTCTCTGCAGGCTTCTTCATCTAA
- a CDS encoding xanthine dehydrogenase family protein molybdopterin-binding subunit → MAIGRSVPKKESFDKVTGAAMYTADEVDARILHASLAISPYAHARILRIDTSLAEQIPGVRAILTGKASDVLIGEEIRDRPIIARDKVRYYGEVVAVAVADTEVAARRAADLLRVEYEPLPVINSPVDALKKDAPILHERLGEYESLEGVEPVPGTNIASVIRLRKGNADDGLKKSEIVVENTVFFTPSDHVAMETRCASAEIRPDGHILIETSSQVPFTVKKYMAKYFGIDSGWIVVHTPLVGGAYGGKTAIFLEPIAYLASKAVGGRKVKIVLTREEDMVAAPGRIGLHATIRLGSTSNGMMKAAHIRYWFDGGAYDDKSSDVARAAVADCSGPYAIEHLECECLTLYTNHTFAAAFRGYGHAELTFAMERTVDKLAEKLRIDPWELRMRNAAVPGNFAPTQDLLTPSNLGDLKTCLARLKTLAEWDDWQVRQVDRNRIQAKGISCFWKNSSMDTDATSGAIILFNPDGSLNLETGVVEIGTGTKTVLAQIAAERMRMSVDRIHVKLKVDTRITPEHWKTVASRGTFLAGRAVLKAADDAIRQLLDIAACVLRADPEDLVLENEKVYVRADPHVNIDVKDICYGYRYPNGNAIGGQIIGRGNYIQRRMNLLNPETGKGTPGPEWNVGAQAVVIEMDIRDCSYRLVKAISVIDAGKVLNPGGAFGQVMGAMAMGLSFANREGFDYNDKGMVLNPTLRDYTVLRYDEEPVYVVDFIETPCLDTPFGARALGEHGLIGMPAALADALSRAASVRLNTLPLYPETVWRARMGRFADDSV, encoded by the coding sequence ATGGCGATTGGGCGAAGCGTACCCAAGAAGGAGTCGTTCGATAAAGTCACCGGTGCCGCCATGTACACAGCCGATGAAGTGGATGCACGCATCCTGCATGCCAGTCTCGCGATCAGTCCCTATGCGCATGCCCGCATTCTGAGAATAGACACGTCTCTAGCGGAGCAGATACCCGGAGTGAGGGCGATTCTGACCGGGAAAGCCAGTGACGTCTTGATCGGGGAAGAGATTCGGGACAGGCCGATTATCGCAAGAGATAAAGTTCGGTACTACGGCGAAGTCGTGGCCGTTGCCGTAGCGGATACCGAAGTCGCGGCGAGAAGGGCGGCGGATTTGCTGCGCGTGGAGTATGAACCTTTGCCGGTCATCAACTCGCCCGTGGACGCCTTAAAGAAAGATGCCCCGATTCTGCATGAAAGATTGGGAGAGTATGAAAGCCTTGAAGGCGTCGAACCGGTTCCCGGCACCAATATCGCGAGCGTCATTCGGCTGCGCAAAGGGAATGCCGACGACGGTTTGAAGAAGAGTGAAATCGTCGTGGAGAATACGGTATTCTTTACGCCTTCCGACCATGTCGCGATGGAAACCCGCTGTGCCAGCGCGGAAATACGGCCGGACGGCCATATCCTCATCGAAACGTCCTCTCAAGTTCCTTTTACCGTAAAGAAATATATGGCGAAATATTTCGGGATCGATTCCGGGTGGATCGTCGTACATACCCCCTTGGTTGGCGGCGCGTATGGCGGCAAAACGGCGATTTTTTTGGAACCGATCGCCTATCTGGCTTCGAAAGCAGTAGGAGGCCGCAAAGTAAAAATCGTGCTGACCCGTGAAGAGGACATGGTGGCAGCCCCCGGCCGTATCGGGCTCCATGCGACTATTCGGCTTGGAAGCACCTCCAACGGGATGATGAAAGCCGCGCACATCCGATACTGGTTTGACGGCGGCGCCTACGACGACAAATCCAGTGACGTGGCGAGAGCGGCGGTTGCCGATTGTTCGGGACCGTACGCGATCGAGCATCTGGAATGCGAATGCCTGACTTTGTACACCAATCACACTTTTGCCGCGGCTTTCAGAGGTTACGGACATGCTGAGCTTACATTTGCCATGGAGAGAACCGTTGACAAATTAGCCGAAAAGCTCCGAATAGATCCATGGGAATTGCGAATGCGCAACGCCGCGGTTCCCGGAAATTTCGCGCCTACCCAAGATCTCTTGACTCCGAGTAATTTGGGAGATCTCAAGACTTGTTTAGCCCGATTGAAAACCTTGGCGGAATGGGACGATTGGCAGGTTCGGCAAGTGGACCGAAACCGTATTCAAGCCAAAGGTATCAGTTGCTTCTGGAAAAATTCATCGATGGACACGGATGCCACCTCCGGAGCGATAATCCTCTTCAATCCCGATGGAAGCCTTAACTTGGAAACGGGAGTCGTAGAGATCGGTACCGGCACCAAGACCGTGCTGGCACAGATTGCGGCGGAAAGAATGAGAATGAGCGTGGACCGAATTCACGTCAAACTCAAGGTGGACACGCGGATCACGCCGGAGCATTGGAAAACGGTTGCCAGCAGGGGAACCTTTTTGGCCGGCCGCGCCGTCTTAAAGGCAGCCGACGATGCGATCCGGCAGCTGCTCGACATCGCGGCTTGCGTGCTTCGCGCGGATCCCGAGGACCTGGTGCTGGAAAATGAAAAAGTCTATGTACGGGCCGACCCTCACGTGAACATCGACGTAAAGGACATCTGTTACGGATACCGTTATCCCAACGGCAATGCGATCGGCGGGCAGATTATCGGCCGGGGAAATTATATTCAGCGGCGAATGAATTTGCTAAATCCCGAGACGGGAAAAGGAACGCCGGGTCCGGAATGGAATGTCGGCGCGCAAGCGGTCGTGATTGAAATGGATATCCGTGATTGCTCTTATCGTCTCGTCAAAGCGATTTCGGTCATTGATGCCGGAAAGGTGCTGAATCCGGGCGGGGCGTTCGGCCAGGTGATGGGAGCGATGGCCATGGGGTTAAGCTTTGCCAATCGCGAGGGGTTCGATTATAACGACAAGGGAATGGTGCTCAACCCTACGCTGAGGGATTACACGGTGCTTCGCTACGACGAAGAGCCGGTCTATGTGGTCGATTTCATCGAAACTCCTTGCCTGGATACGCCGTTCGGAGCCCGAGCGCTAGGGGAGCACGGGTTAATCGGCATGCCTGCGGCGCTGGCGGATGCATTGTCCAGGGCTGCAAGCGTCAGGTTAAACACGCTTCCTCTCTATCCGGAAACGGTATGGAGAGCACGAATGGGGCGTTTTGCCGATGATTCCGTATGA
- a CDS encoding FUSC family protein — protein MKAAALKSRPPWMKISILNFTMGVGSALAWELAKLAGSEHPFLAPVSVILCTKSAFGKSVRFSYYRLLGTLLGVVVTFWAARYIPVNGWSIGSMLIVAGFFSFIFGRKEVLVRETALSVALVLSLQQKSEAYALDRIRDTFIGVAVALILQLLVDRIISPHHRQ, from the coding sequence TTGAAAGCTGCGGCATTGAAGTCTCGTCCTCCATGGATGAAAATCAGCATTCTGAACTTCACGATGGGAGTCGGTTCCGCATTGGCTTGGGAGCTCGCCAAGCTTGCAGGCTCGGAACACCCGTTTCTCGCGCCCGTCTCCGTCATCTTGTGCACGAAGTCGGCCTTTGGGAAATCCGTCCGTTTTTCGTATTATCGTCTGCTTGGAACCCTGCTGGGTGTCGTCGTGACGTTCTGGGCCGCACGTTATATCCCCGTGAATGGCTGGTCGATCGGTTCCATGCTCATCGTCGCCGGGTTTTTTTCGTTTATTTTCGGACGCAAGGAGGTCTTAGTTCGGGAAACGGCGCTTAGCGTGGCGTTAGTGCTGAGTCTGCAACAGAAATCCGAAGCTTACGCATTAGACCGTATCCGCGACACCTTCATCGGAGTAGCCGTGGCGTTGATCCTTCAATTGCTGGTAGACCGAATCATATCCCCCCATCATCGCCAATAA